Part of the Kordiimonas pumila genome is shown below.
ATACGTTTTGGGGCAATGAAGATGTCACGATAACAATTGAGCTCCCAAACCTTGAAAAGCTTGATGTTAAAGGCGCGGTGGATGGCACGTTATCAAACCTTGATGCCGATGATTTTATGCTGGATGTGAAGGGTGCGGCTGATGTGAAGCTGAAAGGCACATGTAACACCTTTAAAATGGAAATTAAGGGTGCAGGCGACATTGAAGCTACCGATTTTAAATGTAAATCTGTCGCGATCAAGGTGCGCGGCGCCGGTGATGCCAGTGTTTTTGCCAGCGAAGCTGTTGACGCCGAAGTAAGCGGCGTTGGTGCAGTTGATATTTATGGTTCTCCTGCCGATGTGCGCAAAAAAGTAAGCGGCATAGGTAGTATTGACCTAAAGGGTGAGGGCAAAGACAATGAATAAACGTGCACTTGGTGCAGTGATTTGTGCTGTTAGCCTTATTGCTGTTTCTGCTTTTGGTAAAGATACAGCTTCTGAGGAACGCGCGGTTGCTGCGTTTACCAGAGTTGAACTGCAGGGCGCTATGGATGTGAATATCACGCACGGTGACCAGCAAAGGGTAACGGTTACGGCGGATACAGGCATCCTTGATAAGCTTACCACCACGGTCAAAGACGGCATCCTTGTTGTTGATATGAAATCAGGCCTGTTCAGGAACATTAAGGTTATGCGGGTTGATATTATATTGCCTGTGCTTGACGGCATGAAGCTTAAAGGTTCGGGCGATATGCTTGCCGAAGGTTTCACCGCAGAGAAACTGGACCTAATGCTGACTGGCTCTGGTGATCTGAACATTAAGGGCCTTGATGCTGAATTGCTGTCTGTTGCGCTTAAAGGTTCAGGCGATATACGTTTGAAAGGCACATGTCAGTCTATTGATGTAGACCTCAAAGGCTCTGGTGATGTGGAAGCAGATTCGATGAAGTGTGCCAAAGCCACTGCCAATCTTAGAGGTTCTGGTGATATAGACCTTTATGCCCGCGACAGTGCGGATCTGAAGTTGCGGGGATCGGGCGACATTGACATTCACGGCAACCCGACTGACCTGCACACAGAAGTACAGGGTTCTGGCGATATTACACGCCGCTAAGAGATAAGTACAATAATCATATTGTTGCCGTATTTGGGCCTTTTGCGTGCCTTAATGCAGGTGCCATATATGGATGTTGGCCTCGACTGGCCCGGTTGTTTCGGAGGCATGAACCCTAGCCCCCTCATCTCCGACCCCTACAGCAACCGGGCCAGTTTCTATTCCCATAAAAACAATTAAGCCCCCTTCACCCTACAACGATGGTTTGCTTCTATGTTAACAGACTTGCATGGAAGGGGTAATCGCATTATCTAGGGTCAAAGCCTCAATCTGGAGGCTTGTGAAAATACCTGAATGGCAAAAAGGGATAGAGTTATATGGACGTCTTACTTGAGGCGCGTAACCTAACAAAGCATTTCGGACCCCTGAAAGCGGTTAATGGTATTAGCCTGCAGGTTAAAAAGGGTGAAGTGCTTGGTTTTCTAGGGCCAAACGGCGCGGGTAAAACAACCACCATGAAAATGCTAACGGGCTTCCTGACCCCAACAGAGGGTGAAACCTATGTTTGCGGTGAAGCCATGTCGACAGAGAACCTGAAAGCCCGAAGCCATATGGGATACTTGCCGGAAGGGGCGCCACTTTACGGTGACATGACACCGCGTTCCTTTCTAAAGTTCATTGCCGCAGCGCACAATATTCCCGCAGTTGAAATTATGGATGTTGTTGAAAGCGCGGCGGGTGCTGTTCATCTATCAAACGTTATGGAACAGCGGATCGAAACCCTGTCAAAAGGCTACAAACGGCGGGTAGGGCTTGCGGCGGCTATTCTGCATGCGCCAGATGTTTTGGTGCTGGATGAGCCGACAGACGGGCTTGACCCAAACCAGAAGCACGAGGTGCGCCGCTTGATCGAGGCCATGTCGGTTAACCGGGCTATTATTATCTCAACCCATATTCTGGAAGAGGTGGAAGCCATTTGCCACCGGGCCGTTATTATTAACAAGGGCATGGTTGTGGCGGACGGTAGCCCGTCGGAGCTAAAAGCCCAGTCGCGTTACAAAAATGCGGTTACGCTGCTCTTGCCAAAAGCTGAGGCAGAAAAAGCGGCTGTGGCGCTGAAATCTATTAAGGCAATTGAAAGCGTGGAAGCTATTAATGAAGGTGACAATGTCAGGCTAACAGCTATTGCGCGGGGCCGCTCTGATATCGCGTCTATTGTGTCTGATGTTGCGTCTGTTAGTAACTGGGGGGTTAGTCAGTTTTCTGTTGATAGTGGCAGGCTGGATGATGTTTTCCGGCACCTAACAGAGGGGGAGGTATAATATGACATTCCATTCTGCTGTGTGCACCATTCTGCGCCGCGAGTTTGAATCGTATTTTCTGTCGCCGGTTGCCTATGTGTTTTTAGTAATATTCTTGGTACTTGAAGGTCTGTTTACATTTTATATTGGCGGCTTTTACGAGCGCGAGCAAGCAGACCTGATGCCCTTTTTTGCGTACCAGCCTTGGCTTTATCTGTTTCTAATGCCCGCTATTGGCATGCGGCTTTGGGCAGAGGAGCGCCGCAGTGGTACCTTTGAACTGCTTTTAACGCTGCCAATACCGCTGCCTGCCGTGGTGATAGGCAAATATCTGGCAGCCATTGCTTTTGCAGGCCTTGCCTTGTTGCTGACGTTCCCTATCTGGCTAACGGTAAACTGGCTTGGTGATCCTGATAACGGTATTATTATCACAGGCTATGTTGGCTCGCTTCTCATGGCATCCAGCTATCTGGCGATAGCCTCGGCTTTGTCTGCCATTACCAAAAATCAGGTAGTGGCCTTTATCCTTTCGGTAACTGTGTGTTTTCTGTTCTTGGTGTCTGGTCTTCCTATGGTGCTGGATGTGTTTACAGCATGGGCACCAGAGGCCTTTGTTCTGGCGGTTGCAAACCTGTCGATGCTGAGCCACTTTGACAGCCTGCAAAAGGGTGTGGTGGCCTTTAGCGATATTTTATATTTTGCGCTCGTGATTAGCCTATGGTTATGGATCAATTATGTTGTGGTTGAAACAAAGCGGGAGGCTGGATAATGGCAAAGCCTAGCCTTTTTAAGGGATTATTGAACCGGCCTGCCGGGCAAATTACCATGGCGGTTATTTTGTTTTTGGCATTAACTGTACTCGCAGACCGCTTTTTGCGGGGCTGGCAACTAGATCTTACAGCCGATAATCTGTACACGCTGTCGGACGGCACAGAAACCCTGCTGGCCTCGCTTGATGAGCCTGTGGTGCTGGAATATTACTTTTCGCGTAATCTGGCGGCGCCTTATGGCCAGTTGCTTGGGTACGGCAAGCGGGTGGAAGATACACTGCGCGCTGTTGTGGCAGCTAGTGACGGGATGGTTAAACTATCG
Proteins encoded:
- a CDS encoding head GIN domain-containing protein; translated protein: MQKFHSYYRGARTLAAICLMCALTAPALFADETSITRDLPAFTTIVIEGALDLKLTAGKDQHVVVKTESDYHEHVSTTVTGNTLTIDTDHGRKNTFWGNEDVTITIELPNLEKLDVKGAVDGTLSNLDADDFMLDVKGAADVKLKGTCNTFKMEIKGAGDIEATDFKCKSVAIKVRGAGDASVFASEAVDAEVSGVGAVDIYGSPADVRKKVSGIGSIDLKGEGKDNE
- a CDS encoding head GIN domain-containing protein, with the protein product MNKRALGAVICAVSLIAVSAFGKDTASEERAVAAFTRVELQGAMDVNITHGDQQRVTVTADTGILDKLTTTVKDGILVVDMKSGLFRNIKVMRVDIILPVLDGMKLKGSGDMLAEGFTAEKLDLMLTGSGDLNIKGLDAELLSVALKGSGDIRLKGTCQSIDVDLKGSGDVEADSMKCAKATANLRGSGDIDLYARDSADLKLRGSGDIDIHGNPTDLHTEVQGSGDITRR
- a CDS encoding ABC transporter ATP-binding protein: MDVLLEARNLTKHFGPLKAVNGISLQVKKGEVLGFLGPNGAGKTTTMKMLTGFLTPTEGETYVCGEAMSTENLKARSHMGYLPEGAPLYGDMTPRSFLKFIAAAHNIPAVEIMDVVESAAGAVHLSNVMEQRIETLSKGYKRRVGLAAAILHAPDVLVLDEPTDGLDPNQKHEVRRLIEAMSVNRAIIISTHILEEVEAICHRAVIINKGMVVADGSPSELKAQSRYKNAVTLLLPKAEAEKAAVALKSIKAIESVEAINEGDNVRLTAIARGRSDIASIVSDVASVSNWGVSQFSVDSGRLDDVFRHLTEGEV
- a CDS encoding ABC transporter permease subunit, which produces MTFHSAVCTILRREFESYFLSPVAYVFLVIFLVLEGLFTFYIGGFYEREQADLMPFFAYQPWLYLFLMPAIGMRLWAEERRSGTFELLLTLPIPLPAVVIGKYLAAIAFAGLALLLTFPIWLTVNWLGDPDNGIIITGYVGSLLMASSYLAIASALSAITKNQVVAFILSVTVCFLFLVSGLPMVLDVFTAWAPEAFVLAVANLSMLSHFDSLQKGVVAFSDILYFALVISLWLWINYVVVETKREAG